One genomic segment of Nocardioides cavernaquae includes these proteins:
- a CDS encoding TetR/AcrR family transcriptional regulator, producing the protein MPSTKPPAGRTRDRMLLSAVTLLRERGVNGVTLDAVLAHSGAPRGSIYHHFPGGREQLVTEAAELGTSFIAAMIDQAGADAELALDRFVGFWKDSLVESDFRAGCPIVALVVDGHGQPELDALASAAFTRWGEGLTSMLLQRGMAPDEANRLASATISAIEGAVILSRVQRSIEPLDHVAELLRHRLTAVAP; encoded by the coding sequence ATGCCCAGCACCAAGCCGCCCGCAGGACGCACCCGCGACCGCATGCTGCTGAGCGCCGTGACGCTGCTGCGCGAACGCGGAGTCAACGGCGTGACGCTCGACGCGGTTCTCGCGCACAGCGGCGCACCCCGAGGCTCGATCTACCACCACTTCCCCGGGGGCCGGGAGCAGCTGGTCACCGAGGCGGCCGAGCTCGGCACGAGCTTCATCGCCGCGATGATCGACCAGGCGGGCGCGGACGCCGAGCTCGCCCTCGACCGGTTCGTGGGGTTCTGGAAGGACTCCCTGGTCGAGTCCGACTTCCGCGCAGGCTGCCCGATCGTGGCCCTCGTCGTCGACGGCCACGGGCAGCCCGAGCTCGACGCGCTGGCCAGCGCGGCCTTCACGCGATGGGGCGAAGGCCTGACCAGCATGCTGCTCCAGCGCGGGATGGCGCCTGACGAGGCGAACCGCCTGGCCAGCGCGACGATCAGCGCAATCGAGGGCGCCGTGATCCTGTCCCGCGTGCAGCGGTCCATCGAGCCGCTCGACCACGTCGCCGAGCTCCTGCGCCATCGGCTGACGGCCGTCGCGCCCTGA
- a CDS encoding ROK family glucokinase: protein MPSYAVGLDIGGTKISAGVVDGSGRILARSRRPTTPDDASAIERDVIELVAELASEFPVDAVGVAAAGLVDADRSTVRFAPNLVWRDHPLGDRLSRALSLPVVVENDANAAGWAEHRFGAGMGASDLLMVTLGTGIGGAVVSGSKLVRGSNGFASEIGHLRFVPDGLPCGCGRLGCWEQYASGSALARGARHAAATMPDRSVALVARAGGDPARIHGEHVTALARDGDPLAVQLVEQLAGDLGLGIASLVAVLDPAVVVLGGGMATDGDYLLPLVEKVVRAELVGPVPPQIRVAAFRDEGGLVGAADLAHASG, encoded by the coding sequence GTGCCGTCGTACGCCGTGGGGCTCGACATCGGAGGCACGAAGATCTCGGCCGGCGTGGTCGACGGGAGCGGGCGCATCCTCGCCCGGTCCCGTCGCCCGACCACTCCCGACGACGCGTCCGCGATCGAGCGCGACGTCATCGAGCTCGTCGCCGAGCTGGCGTCGGAGTTTCCGGTGGACGCGGTCGGTGTCGCCGCGGCCGGACTGGTCGACGCGGACCGCAGCACGGTCCGCTTCGCGCCCAACCTCGTCTGGCGTGACCACCCGCTCGGCGATCGCCTGAGCAGGGCGCTGTCACTGCCGGTCGTCGTGGAGAACGACGCCAACGCAGCGGGGTGGGCCGAGCACCGTTTCGGTGCCGGCATGGGGGCATCAGACCTGTTGATGGTCACCCTGGGCACCGGCATCGGCGGGGCCGTCGTCTCCGGCTCGAAGCTGGTCCGCGGGTCCAACGGTTTCGCCTCCGAGATCGGCCACCTGCGCTTCGTGCCCGACGGTCTCCCGTGCGGGTGTGGGCGGTTGGGCTGCTGGGAGCAGTACGCCTCGGGGAGCGCCCTTGCGCGTGGCGCGCGGCATGCCGCGGCGACCATGCCGGATCGCTCCGTCGCCCTGGTGGCGCGGGCGGGCGGTGACCCGGCACGGATCCACGGTGAGCACGTCACGGCACTTGCTCGCGACGGTGACCCGCTGGCGGTCCAGCTCGTCGAGCAGCTCGCCGGTGACCTCGGGCTCGGCATCGCCAGCCTCGTGGCAGTTCTCGATCCTGCAGTCGTCGTGCTCGGTGGAGGCATGGCCACCGACGGCGACTACCTCCTCCCGCTGGTCGAGAAGGTGGTCAGGGCCGAGCTGGTCGGCCCGGTCCCGCCACAGATCCGCGTCGCGGCATTCCGGGACGAGGGCGGACTGGTCGGCGCGGCGGACCTGGCCCACGCGAGCGGCTGA
- a CDS encoding MMPL family transporter translates to MVGHQCPAIADAPSYGLNEEHPMDHEPSRWMSQLASFCVGRPVRVLLACLALVGLVNLLVPQLEQVVAQDSTPIVPKQAPAVQALGKMDREFGNGKSVGIVFVVLERDGGLTAADDRFFKELLPRLRDDTENVSFVQNVTSKPEILAAVTSKDKEAVYVQVGLPGDIGAPSALGQIEAVRDITREERPDGLNVAVTGPAATIADMSTEVEHSILKITFVTVGLIALILMLIYRSVVVTALILGFIGVALAAARGTAALLGGHAFEVSTFTASFLTAVVLGAATDYAIFMVSRFQEQRRLGMPAREAAAVASSRVSSVIIGSALTVVLANACMALADVGIYLTTGPAIAVGIVVTLALSLTWMPAMIGLAGARGWLDPRARPAAATGWQRLADMVVSRPGRVLVAGLLPLVLLAVFYPAMKPSFDERVVQPDDTESNVGYALLEAHFPLNETLPDYILVSADRDLRNARDLAALEQMSAAVARTPGVVSVRGVTRPLGTTITEASLGYQAGEVGSRLTGAGEEVRAGEKGAHRLAEGAGELSTGAGQVASGADQAVAGAGRLLAGVRELQSGVTRLSDGSGEALAGTGQLRAGAARLADGLDSAYDQTTVAVNGLAAAYDALRRSLTCGIDPYCSGARDGIRQIYEGERDRLLPGLRQAADAARRIENGTVDLQTGLAQIDAGLTRAEEGADQLAAGSRTMESKLGELADGAEQVADGSRQVEGGTEEMAQSVTELRSGLEQAAAYLNETGKAAKDPAIGGFYLPPAAMTDSRFALASGLFLSPDGHTARMVVLGDTDAFDRSATERALEVREAAHQGLRGTPLEGSEVATTGIATIMADLEEFNTADFRLIALVALLGVFLILLVLLRSVVAAGFLLASVCLSYAAAMGLGTLVWQIGMDRPMDWSVPTIAFILLVAVGADYNLLLMKRMLEEAPDGSRAGIARAVTATGGVITAAGVIFAASLFAMMSGSVLTLSQIGFTIGVGLLLDTFVVRTLVVPAGAALLGPRLWWPRANTQGAHS, encoded by the coding sequence ATGGTCGGCCACCAGTGCCCGGCGATCGCCGACGCACCGTCGTACGGCCTCAACGAGGAGCACCCCATGGACCACGAACCCAGCCGCTGGATGTCGCAGCTGGCGAGCTTCTGCGTCGGCCGCCCCGTCCGGGTCCTGCTCGCGTGCCTCGCGCTGGTCGGCCTGGTGAACCTGCTCGTGCCGCAGCTGGAGCAGGTCGTTGCGCAGGACTCGACGCCGATCGTGCCCAAGCAGGCCCCGGCGGTCCAGGCGCTCGGCAAGATGGACCGCGAGTTCGGCAACGGCAAGAGCGTCGGCATCGTCTTCGTCGTCCTTGAGCGCGACGGAGGCCTCACGGCTGCGGACGACAGGTTCTTCAAGGAGCTTCTTCCGCGCCTGCGCGACGACACCGAGAACGTCTCCTTCGTCCAGAACGTCACCTCGAAGCCGGAGATCCTGGCCGCGGTCACCAGCAAGGACAAGGAGGCCGTCTACGTCCAGGTCGGCCTGCCCGGGGACATCGGAGCCCCCTCCGCGCTCGGGCAGATCGAGGCGGTCCGCGACATCACCCGAGAAGAGCGTCCGGACGGGCTGAACGTCGCCGTGACCGGCCCCGCAGCCACGATCGCCGACATGTCCACCGAGGTGGAGCACAGCATCCTCAAGATCACCTTCGTGACCGTGGGACTGATCGCACTGATCCTGATGCTGATCTACCGGTCTGTCGTCGTCACGGCCCTGATCCTCGGCTTCATCGGCGTCGCCCTGGCGGCTGCGCGCGGCACGGCGGCACTCCTGGGCGGGCACGCGTTCGAGGTGTCCACGTTCACCGCGTCCTTCCTGACTGCCGTGGTGCTGGGAGCCGCGACGGACTACGCGATCTTCATGGTCAGCCGGTTCCAGGAGCAGCGACGGTTGGGTATGCCTGCCCGCGAGGCAGCCGCCGTGGCATCCAGCCGCGTCTCCTCGGTGATCATCGGATCGGCGCTGACCGTGGTCCTTGCCAACGCCTGCATGGCGCTGGCTGACGTCGGCATCTACCTGACCACGGGTCCCGCCATCGCGGTCGGCATCGTCGTCACGCTCGCGCTGTCGCTCACCTGGATGCCGGCCATGATCGGCCTTGCTGGAGCGCGCGGCTGGCTCGACCCCCGAGCACGTCCCGCCGCAGCCACCGGGTGGCAGCGGCTCGCCGACATGGTGGTGTCGCGGCCCGGCCGGGTGCTGGTCGCAGGGTTGCTCCCGCTGGTGCTCCTGGCTGTGTTCTATCCCGCGATGAAGCCGAGCTTCGACGAGCGCGTCGTGCAGCCGGACGACACCGAGAGCAACGTCGGCTACGCCCTTCTCGAGGCGCACTTCCCGCTCAACGAGACGCTCCCCGACTACATCCTGGTCAGCGCTGACCGCGACCTGCGCAATGCCCGCGACCTCGCGGCACTCGAGCAGATGTCGGCGGCGGTCGCGCGGACTCCCGGGGTCGTCTCTGTTCGTGGCGTGACCCGTCCGCTCGGCACGACGATCACCGAAGCCTCCCTCGGCTACCAGGCCGGCGAGGTCGGCAGCCGGCTGACGGGCGCAGGGGAGGAGGTCCGCGCTGGCGAGAAGGGCGCGCACCGGCTCGCAGAAGGTGCCGGCGAGCTCAGCACCGGGGCTGGTCAGGTGGCCTCGGGTGCCGACCAGGCGGTCGCCGGCGCGGGCCGCCTGCTGGCCGGTGTGCGCGAGCTCCAGTCCGGAGTCACCCGGTTGTCCGACGGCAGCGGAGAGGCGCTGGCCGGAACCGGACAGCTCCGTGCAGGGGCGGCCCGGCTCGCCGACGGCCTGGACTCGGCGTACGACCAGACGACGGTCGCCGTCAACGGCCTCGCCGCGGCGTACGACGCGTTGCGGCGCAGCCTGACCTGCGGCATCGACCCCTACTGCAGCGGTGCCCGTGACGGCATCCGCCAGATCTACGAAGGCGAGCGGGACCGCCTCCTGCCCGGCCTCCGCCAGGCGGCAGACGCTGCGCGCCGGATCGAGAACGGCACCGTCGACCTGCAGACCGGGCTGGCCCAGATCGACGCCGGTCTGACCCGCGCAGAAGAGGGCGCCGACCAGCTCGCAGCGGGCTCCCGGACCATGGAGAGCAAGCTCGGCGAGCTCGCCGACGGCGCCGAGCAGGTGGCCGATGGCAGCCGCCAGGTCGAGGGCGGCACCGAGGAGATGGCGCAGTCGGTCACCGAGCTGCGGAGCGGACTCGAGCAGGCCGCGGCGTACCTCAACGAGACCGGCAAGGCGGCGAAGGACCCCGCGATCGGCGGCTTCTACCTGCCTCCGGCGGCGATGACCGACTCCCGGTTCGCCCTGGCCAGCGGGCTCTTCCTGTCGCCCGACGGGCACACCGCACGCATGGTCGTCCTCGGTGACACCGATGCGTTCGACCGGTCCGCGACCGAGCGGGCCCTCGAGGTCCGCGAAGCGGCGCACCAGGGGCTCCGCGGCACCCCGCTCGAGGGGAGCGAGGTGGCCACCACGGGCATCGCCACGATCATGGCGGACCTGGAGGAGTTCAACACCGCCGACTTCCGGCTGATCGCCCTGGTCGCGCTGCTCGGTGTCTTCCTGATCCTGCTCGTCCTGCTGCGCAGCGTGGTGGCCGCGGGCTTCCTGCTCGCGTCGGTCTGCCTCTCGTACGCCGCGGCGATGGGGCTCGGCACCCTGGTCTGGCAGATCGGGATGGATCGCCCGATGGACTGGAGTGTTCCCACGATCGCGTTCATCCTGCTCGTCGCGGTCGGAGCGGACTACAACCTGCTGCTGATGAAGCGGATGCTCGAGGAGGCGCCGGACGGCTCGCGCGCCGGCATCGCCCGGGCGGTCACGGCGACCGGCGGTGTGATCACGGCGGCGGGTGTCATCTTCGCGGCGAGCCTCTTCGCGATGATGTCCGGCAGCGTGCTGACGCTGTCGCAAATCGGGTTCACCATCGGAGTAGGACTGCTGCTCGACACGTTCGTCGTGCGCACACTGGTCGTACCCGCGGGTGCGGCACTCCTCGGACCCCGGCTCTGGTGGCCGCGGGCCAACACGCAAGGAGCTCACTCATGA
- a CDS encoding oxygenase MpaB family protein: MGKQSRNTGLDPEKDYAQIVRNLATYDFPWDLTQALSFALFRTFAVPSIGGLLDRTSAFGGTTQKRYDDTALLLEVPLLDGFDSLSGRAAIRRINQMHHMHDISNDDMVYVLATFVVVPKRWIDRFGWRALTEPEVLAAVRYYQELGRHLGIKQIPATYAAFERLMDDYEAAHFAFDPGARRVAVATLDLMASFYPRPLRRAVLLFSRALMDEPLISAFRLREPGRLARRIAVLGLRLRARFVALMPRRRKPFLVRDMPRIKTYPDGFVVEQMGTFAPGCPVHQRAAEPQTPMTDHDETGASA; encoded by the coding sequence ATGGGCAAGCAGAGTCGCAACACCGGTCTCGATCCCGAGAAGGACTACGCGCAGATCGTCCGCAACCTTGCGACGTACGACTTCCCCTGGGACCTGACCCAGGCGCTCAGTTTCGCGCTCTTCCGCACCTTCGCGGTGCCGAGCATCGGCGGGCTGCTGGACCGCACCTCTGCCTTCGGGGGCACCACGCAGAAGCGGTACGACGACACAGCACTGCTGCTCGAGGTGCCGCTGCTCGATGGCTTCGACAGCCTGAGCGGCCGGGCGGCGATCCGGCGCATCAACCAGATGCACCACATGCACGACATCAGCAATGACGACATGGTCTACGTGCTCGCGACGTTCGTGGTGGTGCCCAAGCGCTGGATCGACCGGTTCGGCTGGCGCGCCCTGACCGAGCCGGAGGTGCTGGCCGCGGTCCGCTACTACCAGGAGCTCGGGCGACACCTGGGGATCAAGCAGATCCCCGCGACGTACGCCGCGTTCGAGCGGTTGATGGACGACTACGAGGCGGCACACTTCGCCTTTGACCCGGGTGCGCGGAGGGTCGCGGTGGCGACACTCGACCTGATGGCGTCGTTCTACCCGCGACCGCTCCGTCGTGCCGTGCTGCTGTTCAGCCGGGCGCTCATGGACGAGCCGTTGATCAGCGCGTTCCGGCTGCGGGAGCCGGGGCGGCTGGCGCGCAGGATCGCGGTGCTCGGCCTGCGGCTGCGCGCCCGGTTCGTGGCCCTGATGCCGCGTCGGCGCAAGCCCTTCCTGGTCCGTGACATGCCGCGCATCAAGACCTACCCGGACGGTTTCGTGGTCGAGCAGATGGGCACGTTCGCCCCTGGATGCCCGGTCCACCAACGCGCCGCTGAGCCGCAGACCCCCATGACTGATCACGACGAGACCGGAGCCAGCGCATGA
- a CDS encoding ATP-binding cassette domain-containing protein, with translation MTQLAEAPVRESVLSLTGVGKRFGAVQVLTDVHLQVAAGEVVALVGDNGAGKSTLVKIMAGVYQPDGGTIEFDGSVVSVPGPAQAQAMGIATVFQDLALCDNLDVVANLFLGQEKKLGGVVIDEVTMETEAWRLLRSLSAKIPSVRLPIASLSGGQRQTVAIARALVGDPKVVMLDEPTAALGVAQTAEVLNLIERLKEQGRGVILISHNMADVQAVADRIVVLRLGRNAAEFKVEEASTQAIVAAITGASDNVVAARAQRREEESTHE, from the coding sequence ATGACTCAGCTCGCTGAGGCCCCGGTGAGGGAGAGCGTGCTCTCCCTCACCGGGGTGGGCAAGCGCTTCGGCGCGGTGCAGGTGCTCACCGATGTGCACCTCCAGGTCGCTGCCGGGGAGGTCGTGGCGCTCGTGGGCGACAACGGCGCCGGCAAGTCGACGCTGGTGAAGATCATGGCGGGCGTCTACCAGCCCGACGGAGGCACGATCGAGTTCGACGGGAGCGTCGTCTCGGTCCCCGGGCCGGCGCAGGCCCAGGCCATGGGCATCGCCACCGTCTTCCAGGACCTGGCGCTGTGCGACAACCTCGACGTCGTCGCCAACCTGTTCCTCGGGCAGGAGAAGAAGCTCGGCGGTGTCGTGATCGACGAGGTCACGATGGAGACCGAGGCGTGGCGACTGCTGCGCTCGCTCTCGGCCAAGATCCCGTCGGTGCGACTCCCGATCGCGTCGCTCTCGGGTGGCCAGCGGCAGACGGTCGCCATTGCGCGTGCGCTGGTGGGCGATCCGAAGGTGGTCATGCTCGATGAGCCGACCGCGGCGCTGGGCGTTGCCCAGACCGCCGAGGTGCTCAACCTGATCGAGCGGCTCAAGGAGCAGGGACGCGGCGTCATCCTGATCAGCCACAACATGGCTGACGTCCAGGCTGTGGCGGACCGGATCGTCGTGCTCCGACTCGGGCGCAACGCGGCCGAGTTCAAGGTCGAGGAGGCCAGCACGCAGGCCATCGTCGCCGCGATCACGGGCGCGTCGGACAACGTCGTCGCTGCCCGCGCGCAGCGTCGTGAGGAGGAGAGCACCCATGAGTGA
- a CDS encoding YiiD C-terminal domain-containing protein: MSNNNGVGQLAEFTGLIASQVPILGAMGVTVLKLAPGVAAVEAPQEPNVNHAGMFYAGSLFSLAEVLGGLLPLVTWEMAGYVPIVADVQIRFRKPALGAICASTELSEEEVERVRSEIAAGERKVWFTLEASLTDSNGLEVASTVGKYVLLAR; encoded by the coding sequence ATGAGCAACAACAACGGGGTGGGCCAGCTTGCTGAGTTCACTGGCCTGATCGCCAGCCAGGTCCCGATCCTGGGTGCGATGGGCGTGACGGTCCTGAAGCTGGCGCCGGGAGTCGCTGCCGTCGAGGCGCCGCAGGAGCCCAACGTCAACCACGCCGGGATGTTCTACGCGGGATCGCTCTTCTCGCTCGCCGAGGTCCTGGGCGGCCTGCTGCCGCTCGTGACCTGGGAGATGGCCGGCTACGTGCCGATCGTTGCCGACGTGCAGATCAGGTTCCGCAAGCCTGCGCTGGGCGCGATCTGCGCGTCCACAGAGCTGTCGGAGGAGGAGGTCGAGCGGGTCCGGTCCGAGATCGCGGCGGGCGAGCGAAAGGTCTGGTTCACCCTCGAGGCGTCACTGACCGACAGCAATGGCCTCGAGGTCGCGAGCACCGTCGGGAAGTACGTCCTGCTCGCGAGGTAG
- a CDS encoding NADPH:quinone oxidoreductase family protein translates to MKAWRVSELGEPKDVLELVEVDDPQPGPRQLLVRVLASPANFPDVLMCRGLYQVKPDLPFTPGVELCGEVLALGEGVTGFAVGDRIIGPSVLPHGGFAELAVMDAGISFPAPPELDDAEASSLFIGYQTGWFGLHRRAQLKAGETLLVHAGAGGVGSAAIQLGKAAGARVIAVVGGPAKAEVARVLGADVVIDRHTQDFVAVVKAETGGRGADVIYDPVGGETYQRSTKCIAFEGRILIVGFAGGDIQSAALNHALVKNYSIVGLHWGLYNLYDPPAVAEAHRALSALAASGAIRPLVSERLSLTDLADGIQRLGDGVTVGRVVYAP, encoded by the coding sequence ATGAAGGCATGGCGAGTCAGCGAGCTCGGTGAACCGAAGGACGTGCTCGAGCTGGTCGAGGTCGACGACCCGCAGCCCGGGCCGCGTCAGCTCCTGGTCCGGGTGCTCGCGTCGCCGGCCAACTTCCCCGACGTGCTGATGTGCCGGGGGCTCTACCAGGTGAAGCCGGATCTGCCGTTCACGCCCGGCGTCGAGCTCTGCGGCGAGGTTCTGGCCCTCGGTGAGGGCGTCACCGGGTTCGCGGTCGGCGACCGGATCATCGGGCCGAGCGTCCTACCGCATGGCGGCTTCGCGGAGCTGGCGGTCATGGATGCCGGCATCTCCTTCCCGGCTCCGCCCGAGCTCGATGATGCAGAGGCCTCCTCGCTCTTCATCGGCTACCAGACCGGGTGGTTCGGCCTGCACCGCCGGGCTCAGCTGAAGGCAGGGGAGACCCTGCTCGTCCACGCCGGTGCCGGTGGCGTCGGCAGCGCTGCGATCCAGCTGGGCAAGGCCGCGGGGGCCCGCGTGATCGCCGTCGTCGGCGGACCGGCCAAGGCCGAGGTGGCGCGGGTGCTCGGTGCCGACGTCGTCATCGACCGGCACACCCAGGACTTCGTCGCGGTCGTGAAGGCGGAGACCGGCGGCCGTGGCGCCGACGTCATCTACGACCCGGTGGGCGGCGAGACCTACCAACGCTCGACCAAGTGCATCGCGTTCGAGGGCCGGATCCTCATCGTCGGCTTCGCCGGTGGCGACATCCAGTCCGCAGCGCTCAACCACGCGCTCGTGAAGAACTACTCGATCGTCGGGCTGCACTGGGGCCTCTACAACCTCTACGACCCGCCGGCTGTCGCCGAGGCGCACCGCGCGCTGAGCGCCCTGGCGGCGAGCGGCGCCATCCGGCCGCTGGTCAGCGAGCGCCTTTCGCTGACCGACCTCGCGGACGGCATCCAGCGACTCGGGGACGGCGTCACTGTCGGGCGCGTGGTCTACGCCCCGTAG
- a CDS encoding Gfo/Idh/MocA family protein codes for MMIRWGIASTGKMAEGFVRDFAHVPDATITAVGSRRPESAGDFAARHGIATAHGSYRALVEDPDVDVIYVATPHPQHHAIARAAIEAGKAVLVEKAFTATLAGAEDLVGLARERGVFCMEAMWTRFQPIVEHARELIAAGEIGDVRMAQADLGAFRAYDAEDRLFAPHLGGGATLDLGVYVVSIAEHFLGRPDRVHTAGTLFPNGADASVSILLGYDNGRSASLLASLEGETPGRAVVAGTKGSIELVPRFHHPDTLILRRNGQPAETIVRAPVGRGYCHEAIEVNRCLSLGLTESPVMPLQDTLDVQWTMEQVLGQLGITHTEDPTPI; via the coding sequence ATGATGATCCGTTGGGGCATTGCGAGCACGGGCAAGATGGCCGAGGGATTCGTGCGCGACTTCGCCCACGTGCCCGATGCCACGATCACCGCGGTGGGCTCCCGCCGCCCCGAGTCCGCAGGCGACTTCGCAGCCAGGCACGGCATCGCGACTGCCCACGGCTCCTACCGCGCCCTCGTCGAGGACCCTGACGTCGACGTCATCTACGTCGCGACGCCGCACCCCCAGCACCATGCGATCGCGAGGGCAGCGATCGAGGCCGGCAAGGCCGTGCTGGTCGAGAAGGCGTTCACCGCGACCCTCGCCGGCGCCGAGGACCTGGTCGGGCTGGCCCGCGAGCGCGGCGTCTTCTGCATGGAGGCGATGTGGACCCGCTTCCAGCCGATCGTCGAGCACGCCCGCGAGCTCATCGCGGCCGGCGAGATCGGCGACGTGCGCATGGCACAGGCCGACCTCGGCGCCTTCCGCGCGTACGACGCCGAGGACCGCCTCTTCGCACCCCACCTGGGAGGTGGCGCAACCCTCGACCTGGGCGTCTACGTCGTGTCGATCGCGGAGCACTTCCTGGGCCGCCCGGACCGCGTGCACACTGCCGGGACGCTGTTCCCCAACGGTGCCGATGCGAGCGTCAGCATCCTGCTCGGCTACGACAACGGCCGCTCCGCCTCACTGCTGGCCAGCCTCGAGGGCGAGACCCCCGGACGGGCCGTGGTCGCCGGGACCAAGGGGTCCATCGAGCTGGTGCCGCGCTTCCACCACCCCGACACCCTGATCCTGCGTCGCAACGGCCAGCCGGCCGAGACGATCGTCCGCGCGCCCGTCGGCCGGGGCTACTGCCACGAGGCAATCGAGGTGAACCGCTGCCTGTCCCTCGGCTTGACCGAGAGCCCGGTCATGCCGCTCCAGGACACCCTCGACGTCCAGTGGACGATGGAGCAGGTGCTCGGCCAGCTCGGCATCACCCACACCGAGGACCCCACCCCGATCTGA
- a CDS encoding sugar ABC transporter permease → MSEVKEAVNGVPADLLDERLIRDEGLKGYVHVFWNRLRGGELGSLPVVIGLIAICAVFYAQDPRFLSSYTLVSMTQFAAPVGIIALGIVLVLLLGEIDLSVGSVSGFGAACMAVFVVDQGHAMLLGLLAGIAVGAAIGVVYAVLYIKLGVPSFVFSLAGLLAFQGGLLYVLGSHGTINLPSDSGLVQFAKFGFVPDALSYVIVSALVLASLGAQLLGRGRRTKAGLSTGSLGVVLVRTGLLGAGLLWLTSYLNIDRGWSYVWVLFAALVVVFDLLLRKTSWGRHLFAVGGNEEAARRSGIRVGRTYLSVFVLCSTLAAFGGLMSAGLLTSVSQSSGTTDTNLTAIAAAVIGGTSLFGGRGSAYAAMLGIIVLQAIQTGLNIVNVDSSVRFMVTGGVLLLAVAIDSVSRRARASSGRG, encoded by the coding sequence ATGAGTGAGGTCAAGGAAGCCGTCAACGGAGTCCCCGCTGACCTGCTCGACGAGCGGCTGATCCGCGACGAGGGGCTCAAGGGCTACGTCCACGTCTTCTGGAACCGACTCCGTGGCGGCGAGCTCGGCAGCCTGCCCGTCGTCATCGGACTGATCGCGATCTGCGCGGTCTTCTACGCGCAGGACCCGCGGTTCCTGTCGTCGTACACGCTGGTCTCGATGACGCAGTTCGCTGCGCCGGTCGGCATCATCGCGCTCGGCATCGTGCTGGTCCTGCTGCTCGGCGAGATCGACCTGTCGGTCGGGTCGGTGTCCGGATTCGGTGCGGCCTGCATGGCCGTCTTCGTCGTCGACCAGGGCCACGCCATGCTGCTCGGCCTGCTGGCGGGCATCGCCGTGGGCGCCGCGATCGGCGTCGTCTACGCCGTCCTCTACATCAAGCTCGGCGTGCCGAGCTTCGTGTTCTCGCTGGCCGGCCTGCTGGCCTTCCAGGGTGGACTCCTCTACGTCCTCGGCAGCCACGGCACGATCAATCTCCCCAGCGACTCGGGCCTGGTGCAGTTCGCGAAGTTCGGCTTCGTCCCGGACGCCCTCTCCTACGTCATCGTCTCCGCGCTGGTGCTGGCGTCGCTCGGCGCGCAGCTGCTCGGTCGGGGGCGCCGCACGAAGGCCGGACTCTCGACCGGCTCGCTCGGCGTGGTGCTGGTCCGCACCGGCCTGCTGGGTGCCGGCCTGCTCTGGCTCACGTCGTACCTCAACATCGACCGTGGCTGGAGCTACGTGTGGGTCCTCTTCGCTGCCCTCGTGGTCGTCTTCGACCTGCTGCTGCGCAAGACCAGCTGGGGACGGCACCTGTTCGCGGTCGGCGGCAACGAGGAGGCCGCGCGGCGCTCGGGCATCCGGGTCGGCCGGACCTACCTGTCGGTGTTCGTGCTCTGCTCGACGCTGGCTGCGTTCGGCGGCCTGATGAGCGCCGGCCTGCTGACGTCGGTCTCGCAGTCGAGTGGCACGACCGACACCAACCTGACAGCGATCGCAGCGGCGGTCATCGGCGGCACGAGCCTCTTCGGCGGCCGCGGATCGGCGTACGCCGCGATGCTCGGCATCATCGTGCTGCAGGCCATCCAGACCGGCCTGAACATCGTGAACGTGGACTCCTCGGTCCGCTTCATGGTGACCGGCGGCGTGCTCCTGCTCGCGGTCGCGATCGACTCCGTGTCGCGCCGGGCGCGCGCGAGCAGTGGACGCGGCTAG
- a CDS encoding SRPBCC family protein, with amino-acid sequence MTRTIVVRRTLKAAPEELFAMLLDSDRLTSVPGVKVEILRGGMVSRDDVGLKRRVGFPGGFIVEEVVGLQREAPYRFDYRIRDATVKFRHDSGRIEFAPGPVGSGTKATWTSTFGVSDSRLLRPVEVVGQAAGHAAFWLALGLFDRHLASEGSA; translated from the coding sequence ATGACCCGGACCATCGTCGTCAGGCGCACCCTCAAGGCCGCGCCTGAGGAGCTGTTCGCGATGCTGCTCGACTCCGACCGGCTCACCTCGGTGCCCGGGGTGAAGGTCGAGATCCTGCGGGGCGGCATGGTCTCTCGCGACGATGTCGGCCTGAAGCGCCGGGTCGGCTTCCCGGGCGGGTTCATCGTCGAGGAGGTGGTCGGCCTCCAGCGCGAGGCGCCGTACCGGTTCGACTACCGGATCCGCGATGCGACCGTGAAGTTCCGGCACGACTCCGGCCGCATCGAGTTCGCGCCCGGTCCCGTTGGGTCAGGGACGAAGGCGACGTGGACCTCGACCTTCGGTGTCTCGGACTCGCGCCTGCTGCGCCCGGTGGAGGTGGTCGGACAGGCGGCGGGCCATGCCGCGTTCTGGTTGGCGTTGGGCCTGTTCGACCGGCACCTCGCCTCCGAGGGCTCTGCCTGA